From a single Synergistaceae bacterium genomic region:
- a CDS encoding ethanolamine utilization protein — translation MKRVMVAGPAGAGKTSLLRALGLLEGNVRKTEAIGFSETTVDTPGEFFDMPRFYHALITTSVKAGLVLLVADPLRRLRRSSGFARALRAPVIGVITKLDVARPEDVEAARDSLKYSGVSEIYAVSSLRGDGIRELAERVRSLREG, via the coding sequence ATGAAAAGAGTGATGGTAGCGGGGCCCGCCGGCGCCGGGAAGACGAGCCTGCTGAGGGCGCTCGGCCTGCTGGAGGGGAACGTCCGCAAGACGGAGGCGATAGGTTTCAGCGAGACTACGGTGGACACCCCCGGCGAGTTCTTCGACATGCCGCGCTTCTACCACGCGCTGATAACCACATCGGTGAAGGCGGGGCTGGTGCTGCTGGTGGCCGACCCCCTCAGGCGCTTGCGACGCTCCTCCGGGTTCGCCCGCGCCCTGCGGGCCCCGGTGATCGGCGTGATTACCAAGCTGGACGTCGCCCGGCCGGAGGACGTGGAGGCCGCCCGCGACAGCCTGAAATATTCCGGGGTGAGCGAGATATACGCCGTCTCCTCCCTGCGGGGCGACGGGATAAGGGAGCTGGCCGAGCGAGTGCGCAGCCTCCGCGAGGGTTAA
- a CDS encoding electron transport complex protein RnfC, producing MMSDLLERIKSAGVVGAGGAGFPTHAKLARPCEYILVNGAECEPLLEVDQQLAAVHAERLPATLDSLVDLSGAEGAVFVLKKKYEDAVRRIEAALPAYPRLRVHSLSNTYPAGDEQVMVYETLGRIVPEGGIPLDVGVATLNVETLLNIAGAAEGRPVTDKYLTVAGEVRTPATLRVPVGVSFGETVEACGGATTDAPVFIEGGPMMGRLVFEREEPVTKTTKGVLVLPRDHPLAISKGRDMAEMMRLAKTACCHCMLCTDVCPRYLLGHRLRPDKLMRLAAFNSTCERDAAATEAFLCCECGLCETACIMGLQPWKLNRELKARMTAAGIKNPHQERPERANPFREYRLFPVWKLTLRLGLSKYAEQRAPLSEEILPASRVVLMLKQHIGAPAVPVVSPDDFVKRGQMVAAAEGEVSAAVHSSISGTVVAVESDRMIVEVSGGRENE from the coding sequence CTGATGAGCGATCTTCTTGAGCGGATTAAAAGCGCTGGCGTGGTCGGGGCGGGAGGGGCTGGATTCCCGACCCACGCGAAGCTCGCCCGCCCGTGCGAGTACATACTGGTCAACGGGGCCGAGTGCGAGCCGCTGCTGGAGGTCGATCAGCAGCTGGCCGCCGTGCACGCCGAGAGGTTGCCCGCGACGTTGGATTCGCTGGTCGACCTGTCCGGGGCCGAGGGAGCGGTATTCGTCCTGAAGAAAAAGTACGAGGACGCCGTCCGAAGGATCGAGGCTGCCCTGCCCGCGTATCCGAGGCTTCGCGTTCACTCCCTGTCGAACACCTACCCTGCGGGGGACGAGCAGGTGATGGTCTACGAGACCTTGGGGCGAATCGTCCCGGAGGGTGGCATACCGCTCGACGTCGGCGTGGCGACCCTCAACGTCGAGACCCTTCTGAACATTGCCGGGGCGGCCGAGGGCAGGCCGGTGACCGACAAGTACCTTACGGTAGCGGGCGAGGTGAGGACGCCGGCGACCCTCAGGGTTCCCGTGGGGGTCTCCTTCGGCGAGACGGTCGAGGCCTGCGGCGGCGCGACGACGGATGCCCCGGTCTTCATCGAGGGGGGACCGATGATGGGCAGGCTGGTCTTCGAACGGGAAGAGCCGGTGACCAAGACCACAAAGGGCGTGCTTGTGCTGCCCCGCGATCATCCCTTGGCGATCTCCAAAGGGCGCGACATGGCGGAGATGATGCGGCTGGCGAAGACCGCCTGCTGCCACTGCATGCTCTGCACCGACGTCTGCCCCCGCTACCTGCTGGGGCACAGGCTGCGGCCGGACAAGCTTATGCGCCTGGCGGCTTTCAACAGCACCTGCGAGCGCGATGCTGCGGCCACGGAGGCCTTTCTCTGCTGCGAGTGCGGACTGTGCGAGACGGCCTGCATAATGGGGCTTCAGCCGTGGAAGTTGAACAGGGAGCTGAAGGCGCGAATGACGGCGGCGGGCATTAAGAACCCGCACCAGGAGCGACCCGAGCGGGCCAACCCGTTCAGGGAGTATCGCCTCTTCCCGGTCTGGAAGCTGACCCTCAGGCTAGGTCTCTCCAAGTACGCGGAGCAGAGGGCCCCCCTGTCGGAGGAGATCCTGCCCGCGAGCAGAGTGGTGCTCATGCTCAAGCAGCACATAGGAGCGCCGGCCGTGCCGGTGGTATCGCCGGACGACTTCGTGAAGCGGGGGCAAATGGTGGCGGCCGCGGAAGGCGAGGTTTCGGCGGCCGTTCATTCGTCGATCTCGGGCACGGTCGTCGCAGTCGAGAGCGACAGGATGATCGTGGAGGTTTCGGGCGGGAGGGAAAACGAATGA
- a CDS encoding cobalamin adenosyltransferase: protein MKLITEGDLRAEIDGRELCSYRVERGTIVTPSARQYLSDRNIELVVGDEETPAERQDPPATGPAPTPEAGRPRFVGPDGGSFTVKPEHLTHISGNRLVTKGHPRIAFRGRMDSLQSRIIELQSRAVELGNQTLAEELDELLDFSRELLASDVTGRQVEDVPLLGLGLDELRSMSHNPKKHFGLGHIRPHYTMGPLCAGLNALRTEIREVELAAFNAYYEGEGVIGRPDVLRALNRLSSVCYVLMYRHLPKGYDREFG, encoded by the coding sequence ATGAAGCTGATAACAGAAGGGGATCTTCGAGCCGAGATAGACGGGAGGGAGCTTTGCTCCTACAGGGTGGAACGGGGAACCATAGTCACCCCCTCGGCTCGCCAGTACCTGAGCGACAGGAATATAGAGCTGGTGGTAGGGGACGAGGAGACGCCCGCCGAGCGGCAAGACCCGCCCGCGACCGGGCCCGCGCCGACACCGGAGGCAGGGAGGCCGCGCTTCGTCGGCCCGGACGGCGGTTCGTTCACCGTCAAGCCGGAGCACCTGACACACATCTCCGGCAACAGGCTGGTGACCAAGGGGCACCCCCGCATCGCCTTCCGCGGCAGGATGGACAGTCTGCAGTCCAGGATAATCGAGCTGCAGTCGAGGGCCGTGGAACTTGGGAACCAAACTCTGGCGGAGGAGCTGGACGAACTGCTTGACTTCTCGCGAGAGCTCCTGGCGTCGGACGTCACCGGCAGGCAGGTGGAGGACGTCCCGCTGCTGGGGCTGGGTCTCGACGAGCTTCGCTCCATGTCGCACAACCCGAAGAAGCACTTCGGGCTTGGCCACATCAGGCCGCACTACACTATGGGCCCGCTTTGCGCCGGGCTCAACGCTCTGCGCACCGAGATCCGCGAGGTGGAGCTGGCCGCGTTCAACGCCTACTACGAGGGGGAAGGGGTCATCGGCCGGCCGGACGTGCTGCGGGCTCTGAACCGCCTGAGCAGCGTGTGCTACGTCCTCATGTACAGGCACCTGCCCAAGGGGTACGACAGGGAGTTCGGGTAG
- a CDS encoding BMC domain-containing protein, translating to MENRAIGMIEVNGLLGAIEAADSALKAASVSLLRVSKVGAGLITVLIVGEVSAVSSAVDAAVASLGVLNRKCSSHVIPRLSPEVFAMLGHGFGRDEERPCPEREMTERAEDEGGSEWSGDIEGLASMKVMELRRLARSVDLTSMTKKEIRYAGKAELIAKLAEFFESSGGDGE from the coding sequence ATGGAGAACAGGGCTATCGGGATGATAGAGGTCAACGGGCTGCTCGGCGCTATCGAGGCGGCGGATTCGGCCCTCAAGGCGGCCTCCGTGTCGCTGCTGAGGGTCAGCAAGGTGGGGGCCGGGCTGATAACCGTGCTGATCGTCGGCGAGGTGTCGGCGGTGAGCTCGGCGGTCGACGCGGCGGTCGCGTCGCTGGGCGTGTTGAACAGGAAGTGCTCCTCCCACGTGATACCTCGCCTGTCGCCCGAGGTGTTCGCGATGCTCGGGCACGGCTTCGGCCGCGACGAGGAACGTCCCTGCCCGGAACGGGAGATGACCGAGCGGGCCGAGGACGAGGGCGGGTCGGAGTGGAGCGGCGATATAGAGGGGCTGGCGTCCATGAAGGTGATGGAGCTGCGTCGGCTGGCGAGGAGCGTTGATTTGACCTCGATGACGAAGAAGGAGATCCGCTACGCGGGGAAGGCAGAGCTCATCGCGAAGCTGGCGGAGTTCTTCGAGTCCTCCGGGGGTGACGGTGAATGA
- a CDS encoding BMC domain-containing protein — MTGEVKARVIQEYVPGKQVTLAHVICNPRPELCSLIGVESSGAIGIMTITPGEGAIIAADIASKSGDIAMDFIDRFTGCVLFTGDVAAVESSLESAVRTLASVLGFAPAPLTRT, encoded by the coding sequence ATGACCGGCGAGGTCAAGGCCAGGGTGATCCAGGAGTACGTGCCGGGAAAACAGGTGACATTGGCGCACGTCATATGCAACCCGCGTCCCGAGCTGTGCTCGCTGATCGGCGTGGAGAGCTCCGGCGCGATAGGCATAATGACGATCACCCCGGGCGAGGGGGCGATAATCGCCGCGGACATAGCGTCCAAGTCCGGCGACATAGCGATGGACTTCATCGACCGATTCACTGGGTGCGTGCTCTTCACCGGGGACGTGGCGGCGGTCGAGAGCTCGCTCGAAAGCGCGGTGAGGACCCTAGCCTCGGTTCTGGGGTTCGCCCCGGCACCACTGACCCGAACCTAG
- a CDS encoding EutN/CcmL family microcompartment protein, which yields MIIAKVVGNLWATKKDDRLNGMKFFVVRPVKGSKLETFVAVDAAGAGIGDDVIVSQGSSARTVFADRNVPVDAVIVGIIDSVEVDEGLLEY from the coding sequence GTGATTATCGCCAAGGTCGTGGGGAACCTTTGGGCCACGAAGAAGGACGACAGGCTGAACGGCATGAAGTTCTTCGTAGTGCGCCCGGTCAAGGGCTCGAAGCTGGAGACCTTCGTCGCGGTAGACGCGGCGGGCGCGGGCATAGGCGACGACGTGATAGTCTCACAGGGAAGCTCCGCCCGGACCGTGTTCGCCGACCGGAACGTGCCTGTAGACGCGGTGATCGTCGGCATAATCGACTCGGTCGAGGTGGACGAGGGGCTGCTGGAGTACTAG
- a CDS encoding acetaldehyde dehydrogenase (acetylating): protein MTSLVYRDLLSVQEARDLVAGAKEAQRCLAAMSQAKIDELVEAVSVTCRHNSSTLGRLAHEETGFGRPEDKALKNFFASFNVYEAIKDLKTVGIIKEDREARMFEVAVPVGVVAGLIPCTNPTSTAIFKALIALKSGNAIVFSPHPSAKGCVRETVRLMSQAVESAGGPEGIFGCMSTVAREGTDELMRSKDVALVLATGGSDMVRAAYSSGTPAIGVGPGNTPAFIERSADIPLTVRRIIDSKTFDYSTICASEQSVVVESCIEREVREEFVRQGGHFLSREDAARVALAIFTPTGGMNPRTVGKPPGFIADAAGIEIPEGATVLLAEGMGVGADFPFSHEKLCPVLAFYSADGWEKCCEQCIELLAFEGAGHTLAIHSTNEEVIREFGLKKPVSRVVVNAGSALGAVGATTNLFPSMTLGCGAIGRNATSDNVGPLHLLNIRRVAWGVREIEKRPGTRVEGLDGEALDLLVERVTAKVAERLGLNR, encoded by the coding sequence ATGACGAGTCTGGTGTATCGCGACCTTCTCTCCGTGCAGGAGGCGCGGGACCTCGTCGCCGGGGCAAAGGAGGCGCAGAGATGCCTCGCCGCCATGAGCCAGGCCAAGATAGACGAGCTTGTGGAGGCCGTCTCCGTGACGTGTCGGCACAACTCTTCGACCCTCGGCCGGCTGGCGCACGAGGAGACCGGTTTCGGCAGGCCCGAGGACAAGGCCCTCAAGAACTTCTTCGCGTCGTTCAACGTGTACGAGGCGATCAAGGACCTGAAGACCGTCGGCATCATAAAAGAGGACAGGGAAGCCAGGATGTTCGAGGTCGCGGTGCCGGTTGGAGTGGTGGCCGGTCTCATTCCGTGCACCAACCCGACTTCGACGGCGATCTTCAAGGCCTTGATAGCCCTCAAGTCGGGCAACGCTATTGTATTCTCCCCGCACCCGAGCGCGAAGGGCTGCGTGAGGGAGACGGTGCGGCTGATGTCGCAGGCGGTGGAATCCGCGGGCGGGCCGGAGGGAATATTCGGGTGCATGTCGACGGTCGCCCGCGAGGGGACGGACGAGCTGATGCGCTCGAAGGACGTCGCCCTTGTGCTGGCCACTGGCGGCTCGGACATGGTGAGGGCCGCGTACAGCTCGGGGACCCCGGCGATAGGGGTGGGGCCGGGAAACACTCCCGCCTTCATAGAGAGGTCGGCGGACATCCCCCTCACGGTCCGCAGGATAATCGACAGCAAGACGTTCGACTACAGCACGATATGCGCTTCGGAGCAGTCCGTGGTGGTGGAGTCGTGCATCGAACGGGAGGTCAGGGAGGAGTTCGTCCGGCAGGGAGGGCACTTCCTGTCGCGGGAGGACGCGGCCAGGGTAGCCCTCGCGATCTTCACCCCGACCGGCGGCATGAACCCGAGGACGGTGGGCAAGCCGCCCGGGTTCATCGCGGACGCTGCGGGGATAGAGATCCCGGAGGGCGCGACCGTGCTGCTGGCGGAGGGGATGGGAGTGGGCGCGGATTTTCCTTTCTCGCACGAGAAGCTCTGCCCGGTGCTGGCGTTCTACTCGGCCGACGGGTGGGAGAAGTGCTGCGAGCAGTGCATTGAGCTGCTGGCGTTCGAGGGAGCGGGGCACACATTGGCGATACACTCCACCAACGAGGAAGTCATACGGGAGTTCGGTCTGAAAAAGCCCGTGTCGCGCGTGGTGGTGAACGCCGGATCCGCCCTCGGTGCGGTAGGGGCGACGACGAACCTGTTCCCCTCCATGACTCTCGGCTGCGGTGCGATAGGGCGCAACGCCACGTCGGACAATGTGGGCCCGCTGCACCTGCTGAACATCAGGAGGGTAGCGTGGGGCGTCCGCGAGATCGAGAAGCGCCCGGGGACGAGGGTGGAGGGGCTGGACGGAGAGGCCCTGGATCTGCTGGTGGAGAGAGTGACGGCCAAGGTGGCCGAGAGGCTCGGTTTAAACAGGTGA
- a CDS encoding BMC domain-containing protein: protein MNNGMQALGMIETRGLVGAVEAADAMVKAANVSLIGKVMVGGGLVTVMVRGDVGAVKAATDAGAAAAGKVGELLSVHVIPRPHAEVEFILPKLEG, encoded by the coding sequence ATGAACAACGGAATGCAGGCTCTGGGGATGATAGAGACGAGAGGGCTGGTCGGGGCGGTCGAGGCGGCCGACGCGATGGTCAAGGCCGCGAACGTCTCTCTGATAGGCAAGGTGATGGTCGGAGGCGGGTTGGTCACAGTCATGGTGCGGGGCGACGTGGGTGCGGTCAAGGCGGCCACGGACGCGGGCGCGGCGGCTGCGGGCAAGGTCGGCGAGCTGCTATCGGTCCACGTGATACCCCGTCCTCACGCGGAGGTGGAGTTCATCCTGCCGAAGCTGGAGGGTTGA
- a CDS encoding BMC domain-containing protein, with product MSKAIGLVEYKTVPKGIEAADGMLKASEVRILFSSPICPGKYVTVIGGKVDSVRTAVDRAVAIGDLFTIESHVIPNVHPSVIPAITATVEISEMKALGVVETISAIAAIKAGDVAAKAAAVCLVEIRIARGLGGKGFVLFTGDLGSVEASMQACERELGEEGGIVSVAVIPAPHGDLVSYIV from the coding sequence ATGAGCAAGGCCATAGGACTCGTCGAGTACAAGACCGTACCCAAGGGGATAGAGGCGGCGGACGGCATGCTCAAGGCGTCCGAGGTCCGGATCCTGTTCTCCTCGCCCATATGCCCCGGAAAGTACGTCACGGTCATCGGCGGAAAGGTCGACTCGGTAAGGACGGCGGTCGACAGGGCCGTTGCTATAGGTGATCTCTTCACCATAGAGTCGCACGTCATCCCGAACGTACATCCGTCGGTCATCCCGGCGATAACCGCCACGGTCGAGATCTCCGAGATGAAGGCGCTCGGCGTGGTCGAGACCATCTCGGCAATAGCGGCGATAAAGGCGGGAGACGTCGCGGCTAAGGCGGCCGCGGTTTGCCTGGTGGAGATACGCATAGCCAGGGGGCTGGGCGGCAAGGGTTTCGTCCTGTTCACCGGGGACCTGGGGAGCGTCGAGGCGTCGATGCAGGCCTGCGAGAGGGAGCTGGGCGAGGAGGGCGGCATAGTCAGCGTCGCAGTAATTCCGGCCCCCCACGGGGACCTGGTGTCGTATATAGTGTAG
- the eutA gene encoding ethanolamine ammonia-lyase reactivating factor EutA → MAETVLSVGIDIGTSTTQLVFSELEIENTASVASVPRIAVVDKRVIFRSGIHFTPLLSASVIDADGVRRIIESEYRAAGMRREKISAGAVIITGETARKENAETLARGMEGLAGDFVVVTAGSDLEAILAGKGSGAAAYSKSERTSVANFDMGGGTTNVAIFRNGEVADTSCLDIGGRLVRLDPASRRIEYVAPCLAPVVSSLGLSISEGRAAPVGELERLAARMAAFLDELMGLAPRSRLFDGLLTSHDFRGDDRSVKHVSFSGGVADGMAAVPPGGPFVYGDIGILLGQAARWTETCRTLKVIPAEETIRATVVGAGSHSMDISGSTISFSDESVLPLRNLPILKLSERDEREGVGRAIAEGLRWFRDSSGVQGAVAVSFRGLENPSFDSVQALAAEIRIGLEEYLARNDVAVLVLENDMAKALGYALRGTLGEGKKIVSIDGIKVENGDYIDIGRPLARGRVLPVVIKTLVFGG, encoded by the coding sequence ATGGCCGAGACCGTTCTCAGCGTAGGAATCGACATAGGCACATCCACAACCCAGCTGGTCTTTAGCGAGCTCGAGATAGAGAACACGGCTAGCGTCGCCTCGGTGCCGCGCATCGCCGTGGTGGACAAGCGAGTGATCTTCCGAAGCGGCATCCACTTCACCCCGCTGCTCTCGGCCTCCGTGATAGACGCCGACGGAGTGAGGCGCATAATCGAGTCCGAGTACCGGGCGGCGGGGATGAGAAGGGAGAAAATCTCCGCCGGGGCCGTCATAATAACCGGCGAGACCGCGAGGAAGGAGAACGCGGAGACGCTGGCGCGAGGAATGGAGGGGCTGGCCGGGGACTTCGTCGTCGTCACCGCCGGCTCGGACCTGGAGGCGATCCTAGCTGGAAAGGGCTCGGGAGCGGCGGCCTACTCCAAGAGCGAGAGAACGTCGGTCGCGAACTTCGACATGGGCGGCGGCACGACCAACGTCGCTATCTTCCGGAACGGCGAGGTTGCGGACACGAGCTGCCTTGACATCGGCGGCAGGCTGGTCCGGCTCGACCCTGCCTCAAGGAGGATCGAGTACGTGGCTCCCTGCCTCGCCCCAGTTGTCTCGTCGCTCGGGCTGTCGATCTCAGAGGGGAGGGCGGCCCCCGTGGGCGAGCTCGAGAGGCTCGCCGCGCGCATGGCCGCCTTCCTTGACGAACTGATGGGGCTCGCGCCAAGGAGCCGGCTCTTCGACGGTCTGCTGACGTCTCACGACTTCAGGGGGGACGACAGGAGCGTGAAGCATGTCTCCTTCTCCGGCGGAGTGGCGGACGGCATGGCCGCCGTTCCACCGGGCGGGCCGTTCGTCTACGGCGACATAGGCATCCTGCTGGGTCAGGCGGCCAGGTGGACCGAGACCTGCCGGACCCTGAAGGTCATCCCGGCCGAGGAGACCATCCGGGCCACCGTTGTCGGTGCTGGCAGCCACTCCATGGACATCAGCGGCAGCACTATATCCTTCTCCGACGAGTCGGTCCTCCCCCTGAGAAACCTGCCGATCCTAAAGCTCTCGGAGAGGGATGAGCGGGAGGGGGTCGGGAGAGCCATCGCGGAGGGGCTGCGCTGGTTCAGGGACTCCTCCGGTGTCCAGGGGGCTGTGGCCGTGTCCTTCCGGGGGCTGGAGAATCCGTCGTTCGACTCGGTGCAGGCGCTGGCGGCGGAGATTCGCATTGGCCTGGAGGAGTACCTGGCGCGGAACGACGTGGCAGTGCTGGTGCTTGAGAACGACATGGCCAAGGCGCTCGGCTACGCTCTTCGCGGCACCCTGGGAGAGGGGAAGAAGATCGTCAGCATCGACGGGATAAAGGTTGAGAACGGCGACTACATCGACATAGGCAGGCCGCTGGCCAGGGGAAGGGTGCTTCCCGTGGTCATAAAGACCCTGGTGTTCGGGGGGTAG
- a CDS encoding prolipoprotein diacylglyceryl transferase: MRPILCVMPIGEGVPLRSFSLLVWTGIALASLLYWFRYGHDARAVPSLVMGLLAVGCGFLLSHWTRVFCRRGARAFLTLDMGVWIPSSGFSVMPAMFIGGVILVMAFRVLSIPVLQTMDRLAPYLALAHAFTRIGCFMAGCCYGRPSPEGWGVVFPPGSPAALHYGGVPVWPVQLMEAAWLFALYLLLTLLPERLRLIGYCAGYGAARFALEFFRGDFRGRAGALGVSQPQAYALLLMIVALVLLVVRARIQKRRSHSL, from the coding sequence ATGCGCCCGATTCTCTGCGTGATGCCGATAGGAGAGGGCGTGCCCCTCCGGTCGTTCAGCCTTTTGGTGTGGACAGGGATAGCCCTGGCTTCGCTGCTCTACTGGTTCAGGTACGGGCACGACGCCAGGGCCGTGCCCTCCTTGGTGATGGGGTTGCTGGCGGTTGGGTGCGGGTTTCTGCTCTCGCACTGGACGAGGGTGTTCTGCAGGCGCGGGGCAAGGGCCTTCCTGACGCTTGATATGGGCGTATGGATTCCTTCCAGTGGCTTTTCTGTGATGCCCGCCATGTTCATCGGAGGGGTTATTCTTGTTATGGCGTTTCGTGTCCTCAGCATCCCCGTTCTTCAGACTATGGACAGGCTGGCCCCGTATCTTGCCTTGGCTCACGCTTTTACACGCATCGGCTGCTTCATGGCGGGCTGCTGCTACGGCAGGCCGTCACCCGAGGGGTGGGGGGTGGTCTTCCCCCCGGGCAGCCCCGCCGCGCTTCACTACGGCGGCGTCCCGGTGTGGCCGGTGCAGCTTATGGAGGCCGCCTGGCTGTTCGCGCTTTATCTGCTTCTGACGCTGCTGCCCGAGAGGCTCAGGCTGATCGGCTACTGCGCCGGGTACGGCGCGGCGCGGTTCGCGCTGGAGTTTTTCAGGGGCGATTTTCGCGGCCGGGCAGGTGCGCTTGGGGTCTCGCAGCCTCAGGCCTACGCCCTGCTTTTGATGATAGTCGCCCTTGTCCTTCTCGTCGTTCGGGCGCGTATTCAAAAGCGCCGATCTCACTCTCTTTGA
- the eutC gene encoding ethanolamine ammonia-lyase subunit EutC has protein sequence MVSELELKQMVQQILTEMSAGTAVEAKIEAPKVESLPGAEGDGLPDLTEIDLRKHCLVPEPANREALMAMKAATPSRIGVWRAGPRYMTETLLRFRADHAAAQDAVFTDVSDEFLEANGLETVRTECEDKDQFLTRPDLGRLFGREAVEAIKRIVGQSPKVAVYIADGLSSTAVMTNAMDTLKAMEQGLDRSGVKIARPFFVKYGRVQAMDAVSEATGAEVVCTLIGERPGLVTAESMSAYIAYGATVGMPEARRTVVSNIHAGGTPAVEAGGYIADIIKLMLEKKVGGIDLKL, from the coding sequence ATGGTTAGCGAACTCGAACTCAAGCAGATGGTTCAGCAGATACTGACGGAGATGAGTGCCGGGACTGCAGTAGAGGCGAAGATCGAGGCGCCGAAGGTGGAGTCCCTCCCCGGCGCCGAGGGGGACGGTCTTCCGGACCTGACGGAGATCGACCTGAGGAAGCACTGTTTGGTGCCCGAGCCGGCGAACCGGGAGGCTCTGATGGCGATGAAGGCCGCGACGCCGTCTCGCATCGGAGTGTGGCGCGCGGGGCCGAGGTACATGACTGAGACCCTGCTGCGTTTCCGGGCCGACCACGCCGCGGCGCAGGACGCGGTCTTCACGGACGTGTCCGACGAGTTCCTGGAGGCCAACGGCCTGGAGACCGTCCGGACCGAGTGTGAAGACAAGGATCAGTTCCTGACTCGCCCCGACCTGGGAAGGCTGTTCGGTCGGGAGGCGGTGGAAGCGATCAAGCGAATCGTCGGTCAGTCGCCGAAGGTCGCTGTCTACATAGCCGACGGCCTCAGCTCCACGGCGGTGATGACCAACGCCATGGACACCCTCAAGGCGATGGAGCAGGGGCTGGACAGGAGCGGCGTCAAGATTGCGAGGCCCTTCTTCGTCAAGTACGGAAGGGTGCAGGCGATGGATGCCGTGTCGGAGGCCACGGGGGCAGAGGTGGTCTGCACTCTGATCGGGGAGAGGCCCGGCCTGGTGACGGCGGAGAGCATGTCCGCCTACATAGCCTACGGGGCGACGGTCGGAATGCCGGAGGCCAGGCGCACCGTGGTGTCCAACATCCATGCGGGCGGCACTCCGGCCGTCGAGGCGGGCGGCTACATCGCGGATATAATCAAGCTGATGCTGGAGAAGAAGGTCGGCGGCATCGACCTGAAGCTTTAA
- the eutL gene encoding ethanolamine utilization microcompartment protein EutL translates to MKGDPLKAKLLSVKIIPNVDRALAESLGLSPDRRSLGIVTADSDDVTYTALDEATKKADVEVVYARSFYAGAANANTRLAGEVIGILAGPNPAEVRSALDALADFMENDAWFVSADDDDSIPYFAHCISRSGSYLSKVAGVKEGEAIAYLIAPPLEAMYALDAALKAADVRLAAFFGPPSETNFGGGLLTGAQSACRAACDAFAQAVVFVAENPVLY, encoded by the coding sequence ATGAAGGGCGATCCCTTGAAGGCGAAGCTATTGAGCGTGAAGATCATCCCGAACGTGGACCGGGCACTGGCGGAGTCGCTCGGACTGAGTCCCGACCGTAGGAGCCTCGGCATCGTCACGGCGGACAGCGACGACGTGACTTACACCGCTCTTGACGAGGCCACGAAGAAGGCCGATGTCGAGGTGGTCTACGCCAGGTCGTTCTATGCGGGGGCGGCCAACGCCAACACCAGGCTCGCCGGTGAGGTGATCGGCATTCTTGCCGGGCCGAACCCGGCGGAGGTGCGCAGCGCTCTCGACGCGCTGGCGGACTTCATGGAGAACGACGCCTGGTTCGTCTCCGCGGACGATGACGACTCCATCCCCTACTTCGCTCACTGTATCTCTCGCTCGGGCAGCTACCTCTCCAAGGTGGCGGGGGTGAAGGAGGGGGAAGCGATAGCCTACCTGATCGCACCGCCGCTCGAGGCGATGTATGCGCTGGACGCGGCGTTGAAGGCGGCGGACGTGAGGCTGGCCGCCTTCTTCGGGCCCCCGTCGGAGACCAACTTCGGAGGCGGGCTGTTGACGGGCGCGCAGTCGGCGTGCAGGGCCGCGTGCGACGCGTTCGCCCAGGCGGTGGTATTCGTAGCGGAAAATCCGGTTCTGTACTAG
- a CDS encoding phosphate propanoyltransferase, with the protein MTDEAFELLVERIAAEVTNRISFEVEASGRHVHLRREHVDALFGRGRSLTSSRSLSQPGEFLSQERLTLVGPRGTIENVAILGPERERTQVELSMTDARTLGVAPPVRDSGDTCGSASLTLRSATGEVTLDEGVIIARRHVHMTPGDAERFGVSDGDSVSVRVAGERPVVFEGVLVRVSPDYRMAMHIDYDEANACGWSAGVRGWMIGRSDG; encoded by the coding sequence ATGACCGACGAGGCCTTCGAGCTGCTCGTCGAGCGTATTGCGGCGGAGGTGACGAACCGCATCTCCTTCGAGGTGGAGGCCTCCGGCAGGCACGTTCACCTGCGCCGGGAGCATGTCGATGCCCTCTTCGGCAGGGGGCGCTCTCTCACCAGCTCTCGGAGCCTGTCTCAGCCGGGGGAATTCCTGAGCCAGGAGAGGCTGACTCTCGTCGGACCGAGGGGTACGATCGAGAACGTCGCGATCCTCGGGCCGGAGCGCGAGCGCACGCAGGTGGAGCTGTCGATGACCGACGCGAGGACCCTCGGGGTCGCCCCCCCGGTGCGCGACTCGGGGGACACGTGCGGCAGCGCGTCTCTTACCCTCCGGTCGGCGACCGGCGAGGTGACCCTGGACGAGGGGGTAATCATAGCCCGCAGGCACGTCCACATGACGCCCGGGGACGCGGAGCGGTTCGGCGTCTCGGACGGGGACAGTGTGAGCGTCAGGGTGGCCGGGGAGCGCCCCGTGGTCTTCGAGGGGGTGCTTGTGCGGGTGTCGCCTGATTACCGTATGGCGATGCACATAGACTACGACGAGGCCAACGCCTGCGGCTGGAGCGCGGGGGTCCGGGGCTGGATGATCGGGCGCTCGGACGGTTAG